DNA from Pelodiscus sinensis isolate JC-2024 chromosome 1, ASM4963464v1, whole genome shotgun sequence:
tggatagtaattccatgctccaataataagaaattagcagtagggttatattaccgaccacctgaccaggacagcgatactgacattgaaatgctgagggagattagagaggataccaaaatagagaactctataataatgggggattttaattatccccatattgactggatacatgtcacctcaggaagagaaccagagataaattttctcaatggcttaaatgattgcttcttggagcagctggtgcaggaacccacaaggggagaggcaattctcgacttTGTCCTGAGTGgcgcgcaggatcaggtccaggatataactgttacaggaccgcttgggaatagtgatcataatataataacattcaacattcctgtggtgggaagaacacctcagcagtccagcaccctggcatttaatttcaaaaaggggaattacacaaaaatgaggagattagttaaacagaaattaaaaggcacagtgactagagccaaatccctgaaagctgcatggaaacttttcaaagacaccataagagaggcccaacttaaatgtataccccaaattaaaaaacatagcaagagacctaaaacagtgtcaccgtgtcttaatcaccatgtaaaaggagcagcgagggacaaaaaggtatcttttaagaagtggaagtccaatcctagtgagataaatagaaaggaacataaacactgtcaaatcaagtgtaaaaatgcaataagaaaagcaaaacaagattttgaggaacagctagccaaaaactcaaaaagaaataacaaaatgttttttaagtacattagaagcaggaagcctgctaaaaaacctgtgggtcccctagatgatcgagctataaaaggagcaatcaaggacaataaagccattgcggataaactaaatgatttctttgcttcagtcttcacggctgaggatgttggggagattcccgaatctgcaccgtcctttgtgggtgatgaatctgaggaactgtcccggattgaagtgtcattagaggtggttttggaacaaatagaaaaacttaatgttaacaaatctccgggaccggatggcattcatccaagggttcaaaaaaactcaaatgggaaattactgagctattatctgtgttTTGTAACCTATCcgttaaatcggcttccgtacctaatgactggaaggtagccaacgtgacaccaatatttaaaaagggctctagaggcgatcctggcaattactgaccggtaagtctaacttcagtaccgtgtaaattagtagaaacaatagtaaagaataaaattgtgaagcatgtagaagaacataatttgttggacaaaagtcaatatggtttctgtaaagggaaatcctgtcacTAATCTATTCGgatcacctagggtatgtctacactacaatgttagttcgaactaacgtccgttagttcgaactaacattcatagccgctacactagcgcgccgctagttcgaatttgaatcgaactagcggagcgcttagttcgaactaggaaaacctcattttacgaggattaagcctagttcaaacttactagttcgaattaaggggtgtgtagccccttaattcgaactagtgggaggctagccctccccaggtttccctggtggccactctggccaacaccagggaaactctatgcccccctcccggccccggatcccttaaaggggcacgggctggctacggtgcccgtgccaggtgcaaacctgccagcacccagccagcagaccctgcacctggcacggcacagagccacctacCCGatttcccccagcccaccccctcttccaaggaccaggctggcggctcccgggagcttgccctggaccgcaagaggcaggcaccttcctgggctagttcagacattgtggacctcgtccacgatctccgcactaggcacaggaaagtggccgtctagggcaggacagctgccagcctggccacccaggagcaggtgtgcatgaaaatcaagggggtccactgagacccccgaccttgagccctgagcttacaatggccgtcctgggtcagaccaaaggtccatctagcccagtagcttgtctgccgacagcggccaaccctagggaccctggaggggatggaccaaagacagtgaccaagccatttgtctcgttccatccctctccagccttccacaaactttgggcagggacaccactcctaccccctggctaagactactccatggacccaacctccatgacttgatctcacttccctttaaaccctgttctagttgtagccttcacagcctcctgcagcaaggagttccacaggttaactctttactttgtcaagaacaactttatCTTACtaggttgaagcctgctacccattcctttcctttggtgtcctctagtccttctttatgggaactcatgaagaacttttctgaatgcaccctctccacccaacccctgcttttacagacctctatcctgtcccccctccgtctcctcttttctaagctgaacagtcccagtctctgtagcctctcttcatctgggacctgttcccaacccctgatcatgttacttgccctcccctctcccagcctttctcttcccctctcccacctccttttccctgtctccctcagttttgttcaataaagacagagtcaatgttggaagaaacgttatctttattttgtacatcaataagaaggggggctagggaagggtaagtggaaggaggtgagggaggaatggggtacgagcccccgatggggaggactgggctggctctgcggacttctgggggtggaagctatcctgcagccccccgattaccccctctccccagatggcagcctgcggcaagtgcagccgggctgatggccgagtggtgtgatgtgcccagtgtgggtactccgggcaatccaagccaggactgctttgcaagcggggcaccccttagaactgtctgtccggggtgggggtcgggaccctttaagggcagccctcggctagcctgagacagcatctccacgctctaagtcctcctctgataccctgccggcactgcttccggccatccttcagccctgttcagggtccacacaatgtggacttgctagttcgaattagcaaaacactaattcgaactagtttttagttctagacgcattagtttgaattagcttagttcgaattaactagttcgaactaagttagtttgaattagcgctgtagtgtagacgtacccttagagttctttgaaggagttaacaaacatgcggataagggggaatccagtagatatagtatacttagattatcagaaagcctttgacaaggtccctcaccaaaggctcttgtgtaaattacatggccatgggataagagggaaggtcctatcttggattgagaactggttaaaagacaggaaacaaagggtaggaataaatggtaaattttcagattggagaggggtaactagaggagtcccccaagggtcagtcctgggaccaatccttttcaacttattcataaatgatctggagaaaggggtgagcagtgaggtagtaaagtttgcagatgataccaaattgtttaggatagtcaagacagaagcagactgtgagggactccaggaagatctcaccaaactgagtgattgggcaacaaaatggcaaatgaaaattaatgcggataagtgtaaagtaatgcacatcgggaaaaataaccccaactataggtacagtatgatgggggcaaatttggctacgacaaatcaggaaagagatcttggagttaccgTGGACAGTtgtctgaaaacttccacacagtgtgcagcggcgatcaaaaaggcaaataggatgctaggaattattaggaaagggatagaaaataagacccagaatatcttactgcccctgtataaaactatggtacgcccacatcttgaatactgtgtacagatgtggtctcctcacctcaaaaaagatattttggccttggaaagggttcagaaaagggcaactaaaatgattaggggcttcgaacgggtcccatatgaggagaggttaaaacgactcgggcttttcagtttagagaagaggagactgaggggggatatgatagaggtctataaaatcatgagtggtgtggagagggctgataaagaaaagttatttattagttcccataatagaagaaatacaggacaccaaatgaaattaatgggtagcaggtttaaaactaataaaagaaagttcttctttacacagcgtttaatcaacctgtggaactccttgccagaggaggctgtgaaggctaggactataatagagtttaaagagaagctagataatttcatggaggttaggtccataaaaggctattagccaggggataaaatggtgtccttggcctctgtttgtcagaggctggagagggatggcaggagacaaatcgcttgatcattgtcttcggtccaccccctctggggcacctggtgctggccactgtcggcagacaggatactgggctagatggacctttggtctgacccagtacggccgttcttatgttcttatgttcttatggagtcCTCATCATGGCACTTTACATCCAttcctggtaccttccaagcCAGAGCGGGTCACATGGCTAAGTGacctgtccctgtgtcccatACTAGCAGCCATGATACCAGCTGGTTTGCAGGTTCCAGACACatccctcaggtgtgtattgggctaCCCTGAGAGCCATTGTCTTTGGAAttgtgctaattagcatagtcattcacTGGACATTCCTGgctcattgctctgtctcagagaaCATTCCCAGTATAAGCACAGAgaccatattcataactccacatactgATATCCCACAAGTACATGAGAAGGATACTTAGAATcggtagaacagaagctttcatttgacacctcacaaggcccctgtgacgtagtgggggtacctggctggtttctatgctgctggctctgggggaacccccactggctgccgtgggtaccacgacccagcaaaacaggatgagccactatgcaaaccagtggccagacaccccccatggagaggaacaaaggaaggtggaatgctgccctggctggggggcaggattggaagtgagtgagttggttgctggctgtcggagggcatggaggagagcctaggagaaggggctggagtttagggacccagtctcccccatctcaagggggcctgaggcatcctagcccagttcctgtgaccagactacatctgtgctgcgctgtgctggaggagcaataaaccaccctcaattccactggctggtgcagtctgtttgtgccatttcggggtgcaggagacggggaacccccaacacgccgtcacagccCCCTTCGTACAGACTTGGGGGCAAATACCCCTCCAAGGTCTGTCTGCTCCCCTTACAATTCCATAATGTGACAGAAGAGTTGAGgaaactgtttgttttttaatttggttacacctggcagggatggatACAGTCTTCCTGCTCCTTGTCTGCAAATGCACAGAGTTAATGGTGAATGCGAATGCATCCAAGCATGAGACGGGCTACAAAGGCAACACAAAATAAAGTTTTCAAAGGTTGAGAAAATCAGGTTCGGGGCACCGAAGATGCTACTTCCCTGGGTGCCGTTGGGTCAGGGATTCGCCCTGTTCCCATTGAGCGGGGCGGAGACGCGAGGATGTTTATACTTCTGGCCTGGGCATCCCTGGGACgggaggggctcagagccctGTGAGGGAGTGGTGGGTTTTGGAGGTTCAAAGGGGGGTGTTGCATAGGTGGGGACGCTCAGTGCCTGGAagttactggtttaatgtgacaaAGGAGGGGAGTTTGTTGTCTCAGAGAACATCCCAGAATTGTCGCCGTGGTGTCTGGGACCCTGGTGaccccggccctgctcagagCACACGGCCGGTTCCGGCCAGACGACAGAgaatgggctgcagagagggacGTCGGCAACCGAGCCAGCTGATTGCAGCGAGGGGAGAAGCGGAGAAGAGGGGGCCAGACGACCCTcttacctggggagaagacaatggactcaggaggggctgttgctggggatattggaggctctgctgggagactggggaCTGGGAACAGGCAGGACTCAGCGGGCTGCAGGAGAGACTGACGTGAGGGCTGAGAGCCCAGGCCGACTGGACTGAGGGGCCTTTGCTGTGTTCCAAGCTCAGTATACCCTCCTGTTTTGGGCTGGCTGATAGTTGCTCTGAgatttcatctcctgtctgatcaaactgagggctctgctctgcttgtctcctgccctctggaagcCCCAGCTCCCATCCTCATCCGGGAATCCCGATCGTGCAAGCTCCAGAAGTGgcgagatctctctctctctccttctgtctcttcCGCCCTGCTCCCacaagcatagcctcctgaccttgcactatgtaaactgttatatggtttgCTAGCACTAGCATTCGTGATCAGTTTCAATTTACCTTTACTATTGTAACTATTTTGTGTGTTAAGCTCCCAATATatcactacccagaaataaatgactttcattgttaaactggctgtctctctctcttttcctttttctctcacACTCATTCTTCCTCAGCAACAATGcgtcttgtacccaagctaaagatccttGTAGGGCCCagaatcctgtggggtttgctcatcgtgtggtttaccagtgcaTCACTGTGGTGTGAGAGTGGGGATagggaggtgctgaacctgggggcttatgaggatgggaGCTGAAAGTGCTTttaaatccagcccacggagtccaaacgCTCATGAAGGTGCAGTGTGGCCTTGCTCTCAAACCCAGTGTTAGGCCCTAGAAGAGCGAGCCTAGTGCAGGTATGCCAAGCCAGATTAAAAAGGAAAGGAgattaacaaaggtttctgggtactCCCTGAACAGAACTAGAGACATGGTTCAAGCAAGGGGCACTCCCTACATACTTGCTTAAGTTGCAAAAGTAAAATAAGTGAAAGGCTGTGCCTATACCCACTGTGATGGGAACAGCTactttgagaactgataaggtaaCTCCGAATGTGTCTAcgctggccacataacccgtaacagctatggaaatgagagaagtcagaatagggaaatgcgcgggggatttaaatatcccccgcaggatttaaataaacatggccgccgcttttttctggcttgcaagtaggaataagagatcctccagaatagggctttatttcggagtctggatgctcttttccggcttttccccaagccggaaaaaagcagcagccatgtttatttaaatcccgcgggggatatttaaatcccccgcgcatttccctattctgacttctctcatttccatagctattacgggttatgtggccagtgtagacacagcctccctgtttctgttctcacccTGATCTTAATGAACTGTCTCCTCGATGTTTTAACTccctgtctctgccctctgtttgttttaactccctgtctccttgttgtTTGGTACTTGCCTTCTGGGCTGATAAGACAGCTGTTgacgcattatgaattgcttaaggccatgaagtATACGCATGAACACTAGAAGTTTCTAACTAATTAAGGGGGGCTGAGATGCTTGGGCAAATGTTTTATGACaggacggaactgtctatataatcttacttgttactgaaatcggggctggttctctttggagacgggctgctctctattgtAAGTGCGCACGATTCAATAAAGAGCTCGTGAGTGGATCTTGCTGTCTCTTTGCCGTCAGACAACGAACCAAGgccgtccgggttcgagtccccgacaccagcctgctgagtcccgggacatatgaggggtcagcgtGTGAGTGCTGATTCCCCactcctctcagacgtgctctggtAGTGGGGTGAGTGTCCGTGTGTGTTGATAAGGTTTCAAGAACCctgtcctgaggaacctagttcctgcaggagagctccagtgggagggggaattggcagcagggagaattcagctccataggagcgcacaagtaagcacaagcagcacacggatAGAATTGATAACGTCCCCTCAGCCCCACAAGAGTAACCCGAATCAACGAGCACACCCCGGAGtactgggcaaatctggtaacacagtggccagtgtcaggcaccccagagggaaagaacaggatAGGGGAtgatcaaatgatccatcccctgtccgCCATTCGCATCTTCCGGCAAACAGAgcctagagacaccattcctgcactACCTGGCTAATGGCCACTGATGGACCCACCCTCCGTGAATCTATCGAGATCCTTCTTCAACCGTGTTATATTCTTGGTTTCACAGCATTCTCTGCAAAGATAACAGATCTTGGCAAGAACCTAACTGGAGACTTTTATCAGCcactcccccattcccctccagcctTCTCTTCTCAACAAGGGCCCTAGTAGATTCATGGACCTGAACAGGTAACAACATTTCCAAGAAGCAGAAAAAGTCAGTTTTGCAACAGGGAGTTAGAGTGGTAACGTCCATATCTCGGTGCCGAGGGGCCCTCTCCTTGCAATGTGGAAGAAGCCTGCTGGTAAGTCACATGGCTCCGGACTCAGCGCCATTTCCCCTTCCGAGACAACACACAGCTCACTTGTTCCCGCAGCTGCTTGGTTTTCACCCCGTAAACAACAGGGTTTAGCACGGGGGGGATGAGCATGTAGAGATTGGCCAGCAGAATGTGGATGTGTCGTGGGATGTTCTGGCCAAAGCGGTGGGTGAGGACACTGAAAAAGGCTGGGGTGTAAAATAAGAGGATGATACAGACGTGGGAGCCGCAGGTGGCGAGAGTTTTGCGCTGGGCGTCTTTGGTGGGCAGCTTGAAGACAGCCCTGTGGATCAGCACATAAGACACAGCGATAAACACAACGTCTAGTATAATGGTTAACAAAGGCACTGCAAGGCCATACCAGATATTTGGGGTTATGTCTGCacaggccagcctggccacccccaTGTGCTCACAGTAGGAGTGTGGGATGACGTTGCTGGCGCAGAAGGGCAGCCGTTTGAGGAGAAAAACCACGGGGACAATTACACAAAAGCTTCTGATGACAATGGCCGTGGCTATTTTCCCGATCTTCTCATTGGTGAGGACAGTCGTGTATTTCAGGGGGTCGCAGACGGCGACGTACCGATCGAACCCCATGGCCAGCAGGACACCGGACTCAACAACACTTGCAAAGTGCACAAAGAAcacctgggtgaggcaggcactgaaggaAATGGCCTTGGGTCCAAACCAGAAGATGGCCAGCGTGTTGGGCACGGTGCAGGTGGATAACAGTACGTCGGCCACcgccagcatggagaggaaaatgaaCATGGGCTCGTGCAGCCTGCGCTGGGTGGCGATGAGCAGGAGGAGACCACAGTTCCCCAGAACAGCCGCCGTGTACATCAGcgcgaaggggatggagatccaggggtgccagggctccaggcccGGGATGCCGACCAGGACGAAGCTGAGGTGACTGAACGTTGTGCTGTTGGGCGCGGCCATGGGGCGCTGAGGGCTCCGCTTGGGCGCCGGGCCTGGCTGGAAGCAGAGACCAGgtcagtgcttcctgggctctcGCCGCCTCACACTCACTTCTCACTTCCCGCTCACACCCTGCGCCCCTGGTGTGAGAGCTGCACTCAGAGCTGGGTAGGGCAGAGCCGGAGCTGGTGACAGGGACCTGtcaggagctcagagctcagaggTGACCACTCGACAAACCAgccacagagcaggcagggccgggcggAGAGTCTCAGAGAGCCCAGCCCGTGTAGCCGGCCTCCCTCATCTCTGGGACACACCCGGAAACAACAAGGGAACGTTCAGTTACTTGAGCTCTATGAGTATTTACTGTCCCATCTGTAGCCCTGCTCTCTGCTTTGCCACTGAGAGACTCTGAACCCCCggggagctgcagagcccacGAACACAGCGACCACTCAGAGGTGCCTCGGTGCAGAAAGGGGCACTAATGGATTCGGAGCCTGGGGACACAGGTCTGGGCCCAGGATCCCAGGGGTGGCCGGACCAG
Protein-coding regions in this window:
- the LOC102460561 gene encoding olfactory receptor 52B2-like; this encodes MAAPNSTTFSHLSFVLVGIPGLEPWHPWISIPFALMYTAAVLGNCGLLLLIATQRRLHEPMFIFLSMLAVADVLLSTCTVPNTLAIFWFGPKAISFSACLTQVFFVHFASVVESGVLLAMGFDRYVAVCDPLKYTTVLTNEKIGKIATAIVIRSFCVIVPVVFLLKRLPFCASNVIPHSYCEHMGVARLACADITPNIWYGLAVPLLTIILDVVFIAVSYVLIHRAVFKLPTKDAQRKTLATCGSHVCIILLFYTPAFFSVLTHRFGQNIPRHIHILLANLYMLIPPVLNPVVYGVKTKQLREQVSCVLSRKGKWR